The Megalobrama amblycephala isolate DHTTF-2021 linkage group LG20, ASM1881202v1, whole genome shotgun sequence genome includes a window with the following:
- the casp7 gene encoding caspase-7, translating to MNKTEADPTEIMDKETPAAECEVLEEDQEHYGEGDVTDAKPDRKGRFVLFGSKKKDGKLQEKEQSSESHYRIVSPTFQYKMSHRRVGKCIIINNKNFDEKTGMNVRNGTDKDAGELFKCFKSLGFDVFVYNDQTCKNMERLLKEVSEEDHSDSSCFACILLSHGEEGMIYGTDGAIPIKSMTSLFKGDMCKSLVGKPKLFFIQACRGSEFDDGIQTDSGPPNDTIETDANPRHKIPVEADFLFAYSTVPGYYSWRNPGRGSWFVQALCNVLSEFGKQLEIMQILTRVNYKVATSFESWSEDPRFSEKKQIPCVVSMLTKELYFN from the exons ATGAACAAAACAGAGGCTGATCCGACAGAAAT AATGGACAAAGAAACCCCTGCTGCTGAGTGTGAGGTGCTGGAAGAGGACCAAGAGCACTATGGAGAAGGAGACGTGACAGATGCAAAACCTGATCGCAAAGGGAGATTTGTCCTCTTTGGCAG TAAGAAGAAGGATGGGAAGTTGcaggaaaaagagcaatctTCTGAAAGCCATTACAGGATTGTTTCACCAACATTCCAGTATAAGATGAGCCACCGGCGTGTTGGCAAGTGCATCATCATCAACAACAAGAACTTTGATGAAAAGACAG GGATGAATGTACGCAATGGCACAGATAAGGATGCTGGAGAGCTGTTCAAATGCTTTAAAAGCTTGGGCTTTGACGTTTTCGTCTACAATGACCAGACCTGTAAGAATATGGAGCGGCTACTTAAAGAAG TCTCAGAAGAGGACCACAGCGACAGCTCATGCTTCGCCTGCATCTTGCTGAGCCACGGTGAGGAGGGCATGATTTACGGCACTGACGGAGCCATACCCATCAAGAGCATGACCTCGCTCTTCAAAGGAGACATGTGCAAGAGCCTTGTGGGCAAGCCAAAGCTCTTTTTCATCCAG GCTTGTCGGGGTTCAGAGTTTGATGATGGCATACAGACCGACTCAGGACCGCCCAATGACACGATAGAGACAGATGCCAATCCAAGACACAAGATTCCGGTAGAGGCAGACTTTCTGTTCGCATATTCAACTGTGCCAG GTTACTACTCCTGGAGGAATCCGGGCCGAGGGTCTTGGTTTGTCCAGGCCCTCTGTAACGTTCTTAGTGAGTTTGGCAAGCAACTTGAGATCATGCAGATCCTCACACGGGTCAACTATAAGGTGGCCACCAGCTTCGAGTCCTGGTCAGAGGACCCTCGTTTTAGCGAGAAGAAACAGATACCTTGTGTGGTGTCCATGTTGACTAAAGAACTCTACTTCAACTGA
- the si:ch211-28p3.4 gene encoding probable E3 ubiquitin-protein ligase TRIML1 isoform X1 encodes MMKAQTQDTPIKHQQHLKRQRDILAFRMKKLSSKQSDFNSKTATLKEKIKKKYDDMKRVLDEDFRITLSQLDLETDAMERTVEDSIEKCYLLTQEIDQQLAELSAQMEKDQHQVQEKTSEMEERIIETLKKTDPELIQMDEFKNEQLLCLTINLLLFIRSQVPVTKKLFQSYAQEVVLDPDSAHPKLVVSPEGNTVTYTDTWQEVSENPSRFDTTLNVISQNAFTDVRNYWEVQVSGKTYWELGLTYPKIPRKGREEDCWLGRGPTSWCVEYFNGDYTAWHNGVPHELTHVSGRTFQRIGIFSSSEGGLICFLGADTMTPLYSFCAGTFTDLLYQAVCPGHENQGTNRNPLLICDASKSAPTL; translated from the exons ATGATGAAGGCACAAACCCAG GACACCCCAATAAAACATCAGCAGCACTTGAAGAGACAAAGAGATATTCTGGCTTTCCGAATGAAGAAGCTGTCATCAAAACAATCTGACTTCAAT AGCAAGACTGCAACTTTAAAAGAGAAGATTAAGAAAAAATATGATGACATGAAGAGGGTTTTGGATGAGGATTTTAGAATTACACTAAGCCAGCTGGATCTTGAGACAGATGCCATGGAGAGAACTGTTGAGGACAGCATTGAGAAGTGCTACCTCCTCACGCAGGAAATCGATCAGCAGCTCGCTGAACTATCGGCACAGATGGAGAAAGATCAACATCAGGTTCAAGAGAag ACGTCAGAAATGGAAGAAAG GATAATAGAGACTCTGAAGAAAACTGACCCAGAGTTAATACAGATGGATGAATTTAAGAATGAACAACTGCTCTGCTTAACCATCAACCTGCTACTGTTCATACGCTCTCAGGTTCCTGTCACCAAGAAACTCTTCCAAAGCT ATGCCCAAGAAGTTGTTTTGGATCCTGACTCTGCTCACCCAAAACTTGTTGTTTCCCCTGAGGGCAACACAGTCACTTACACTGATACCTGGCAGGAAGTTTCTGAAAACCCCTCTCGATTTGACACCACTCTGAATGTGATTAGCCAAAATGCCTTCACAGATGTTCGAAACTACTGGGAAGTGCAGGTTTCTGGGAAGACATACTGGGAACTAGGCCTCACATACCCTAAAATCCCCAGGAAGGGCCGAGAGGAGGACTGCTGGTTGGGACGGGGTCCAACATCCTGGTGCGTTGAGTATTTCAATGGCGACTACACAGCCTGGCACAATGGCGTTCCCCATGAACTCACCCATGTAAGTGGGAGAACCTTCCAGCGCATTGGTATCTTCTCCAGCTCAGAGGGAGGTTTGATTTGTTTCTTGGGGGCCGACACTATGACGCCCTTGTACAGTTTTTGTGCAGGAACCTTCACAGACTTGCTCTACCAGGCTGTCTGTCCTGGCCATGAAAACCAAGGGACGAACAGGAACCCGCTACTGATCTGCGATGCCTCAAAATCTGCCCCCACCTTGTGA
- the si:ch211-28p3.4 gene encoding probable E3 ubiquitin-protein ligase TRIML1 isoform X2, giving the protein MKRVLDEDFRITLSQLDLETDAMERTVEDSIEKCYLLTQEIDQQLAELSAQMEKDQHQVQEKTSEMEERIIETLKKTDPELIQMDEFKNEQLLCLTINLLLFIRSQVPVTKKLFQSYAQEVVLDPDSAHPKLVVSPEGNTVTYTDTWQEVSENPSRFDTTLNVISQNAFTDVRNYWEVQVSGKTYWELGLTYPKIPRKGREEDCWLGRGPTSWCVEYFNGDYTAWHNGVPHELTHVSGRTFQRIGIFSSSEGGLICFLGADTMTPLYSFCAGTFTDLLYQAVCPGHENQGTNRNPLLICDASKSAPTL; this is encoded by the exons ATGAAGAGGGTTTTGGATGAGGATTTTAGAATTACACTAAGCCAGCTGGATCTTGAGACAGATGCCATGGAGAGAACTGTTGAGGACAGCATTGAGAAGTGCTACCTCCTCACGCAGGAAATCGATCAGCAGCTCGCTGAACTATCGGCACAGATGGAGAAAGATCAACATCAGGTTCAAGAGAag ACGTCAGAAATGGAAGAAAG GATAATAGAGACTCTGAAGAAAACTGACCCAGAGTTAATACAGATGGATGAATTTAAGAATGAACAACTGCTCTGCTTAACCATCAACCTGCTACTGTTCATACGCTCTCAGGTTCCTGTCACCAAGAAACTCTTCCAAAGCT ATGCCCAAGAAGTTGTTTTGGATCCTGACTCTGCTCACCCAAAACTTGTTGTTTCCCCTGAGGGCAACACAGTCACTTACACTGATACCTGGCAGGAAGTTTCTGAAAACCCCTCTCGATTTGACACCACTCTGAATGTGATTAGCCAAAATGCCTTCACAGATGTTCGAAACTACTGGGAAGTGCAGGTTTCTGGGAAGACATACTGGGAACTAGGCCTCACATACCCTAAAATCCCCAGGAAGGGCCGAGAGGAGGACTGCTGGTTGGGACGGGGTCCAACATCCTGGTGCGTTGAGTATTTCAATGGCGACTACACAGCCTGGCACAATGGCGTTCCCCATGAACTCACCCATGTAAGTGGGAGAACCTTCCAGCGCATTGGTATCTTCTCCAGCTCAGAGGGAGGTTTGATTTGTTTCTTGGGGGCCGACACTATGACGCCCTTGTACAGTTTTTGTGCAGGAACCTTCACAGACTTGCTCTACCAGGCTGTCTGTCCTGGCCATGAAAACCAAGGGACGAACAGGAACCCGCTACTGATCTGCGATGCCTCAAAATCTGCCCCCACCTTGTGA
- the LOC125255167 gene encoding pleckstrin homology domain-containing family S member 1-like — protein MADKNYAFYIHGAEEQMCSGYLYKSPPENQFKTQKSWKRRFFVLLKYSNNTCLLKYYKNEEMNKQLGDIDLSKVTFMFLNPEMHKMWDWIHNNFRCSSSCVMFVKVPDRDYFLIGENSWEMEKWFKALYDILNNRPHRLLDPKTFGTNKHIRELPQPENDEQKAGWGQSKYVTQELPSPLTHEPIYVSPTKFKSNQFKGHRDTSNNMSKSNKPKTTAKFYEEPAMVEEVYTGYLHKSPGQSALLKSVSSWKHRFFVLSKTGEDAYQLKYYTNSEKRDKSVGEIDLSKISLLFTGPEKQMCDWIQKHFSCTPASVLFLRVEDDTPKHTRDYFLIGEKSDDVNGWCNALVKAVKTQKPNKLQHTDDTLEDNRFRSISAPEKCSEPKVKYQSDERRSAPELSSLPPDHYDYPRKFSEPLLPVERKISVKEDEDEKDGKQDESPEDGSQYMLMASLQMKLEDDQQEADTARIQTNTSINGHESSLCNGAVNQDDKNKCSETHTHVEKDICISPNSLKNSLILTEEEGKPCVSECRQIQDSCLFHKGDQILAFNGLRTDTVEEIHTYLRRLSKDEVNLTIWRFPGSQPLYAESCLSQ, from the exons ATGGCAG ATAAAAACTATGCATTTTACATACATGGTGCCGAGGAGCAAATGTGCTCTGGATATCTTTACAAATCTCCCCCAGAGAATCAGTTCAAGACCCAG aaatcTTGGAAACGGAGGTTTTTTGTTCTTCTAAAGTACAGTAACAACACATGCCTGCTTAAGTACTACAAAAATGAAGAGATGAACAAACAACTAGGAGACATTGACTTGTCTAA GGTCACATTCATGTTCTTAAACCCTGAGATGCATAAAATGTGGGACTGGATTCACAACAATTTCAGATGTTCTTCTTCATGCGTAATGTTTGTTAAAGTACCAGATAGAGACTACTTCCTTATCGGAGAAAACAG TTGGGAGATGGAAAAATGGTTCAAGGCTTTATATGACATCTTAAATAATCGTCCACACAGACTGTTGGATCCAAAG ACATttggaacaaacaaacacatcagAGAACTTCCACAACCAGAAAACGACGAGCAG AAAGCTGGGTGGGGTCAGTCAAAATATGTTACACAAGAACTGCCATCACCCTTGACCCACGAGCCCATCTATGTTTCTCCTACAAAATTCAAAAGTAATCAG ttcaA AGGACACCGTGACACAAG CAACAACATGAGCAAGTCCAACAAACCTAAAA CAACTGCAAAGTTTTACGAAGAACCAGCAATGGTGGAGGAAGTGTACACTGGATACCTGCACAAGTCCCCTGGCCAATCGGCCTTATTAAAAAGCGTT AGCTCATGGAAGCACCGTTTCTTTGTGCTCTCCAAGACGGGAGAAGACGCCTACCAGCTGAAATATTACACAAACAGCGAAAAGAGAGACAAATCTGTGGGAGAGATAGACCTTTCTAA GATCAGCTTGCTGTTTACTGGCCCAGAGAAACAGATGTGTGACTGGATTCAGAAACACTTCAGTTGTACTCCAGCCTCTGTGCTGTTCTTGAGGGTGGAAGATGACACACCAAAACACACGAGAGACTATTTTCTCATTGGAGAAAAAAG TGATGATGTGAATGGCTGGTGCAATGCCTTAGTCAAGGCCGTGAAGACCCAGAAACCAAATAAACTGCAACATACAGATGACACCCTTGag GACAACAGATTTAGATCAATATCTGCACCTGAGAAATGTTCAGAACCAAAGGTTAAATATCAGTCTGATGAAAGACGGTCAGCACCCGAATTATCTTCTCTGCCCCCAGACCATTATGACTATCCTCGCAAGTTCAGCGAACCTCTACTACCAGTAGAGCGCAAG ATTTCAGTTAAAGAGGATGAAGACGAGAAGGATGGGAAACAGGATGAATCTCCAGAGGACGGCAGTCAATACATGTTAATGGCATCATT GCAAATGAAATTGGAAGATGACCAACAAGAGGCGGACACTGCACGCATACAGACAAA cACTTCCATTAATGGCCATGAGTCCTCTTTGTGCAATGGTGCAGTCAACCAGGACGATAAAAATAAATG CAGTGAAACGCACACACATGTCGAGAAGGATATATGCATTAGCCCAAACAGTCTGAAAAACAGTCTGATCTTGACGGAGGAAGAAGGCAAACCATG TGTGTCCGAGTGTCGGCAGATTCAGGACTCATGTCTGTTCCATAAGGGGGATCAGATCCTGGCCTTCAATGGCCTGCGGACAGACACAGTAGAAGAGATACACACATACCTTAGAAGACTAAGCAAGGATGAG GTAAATCTCACTATTTGGCGGTTTCCAGGATCCCAGCCTCTCTATGCTGAATCTTGCCTATCACAATGA